The proteins below are encoded in one region of Manis pentadactyla isolate mManPen7 chromosome 2, mManPen7.hap1, whole genome shotgun sequence:
- the OTULINL gene encoding inactive ubiquitin thioesterase OTULINL isoform X1 produces MAERRSPLRARARERECPRAPVAGHDQVHSWTLAPSHTLDAAWRRAKGLVTSAVSCLMAVLCCFRRLQLYLGHRLKWWIGYLQRKFKRNLSVEAEVDLLSYCAREWKGETPRAKLMRKAYEELFWRRHIKCVRQVKRDNYDALRSVLFQIFSHGLSFPSWMKEKDIVKLPEKLLFSQGCNWIQQYSFGPEKYTGSNVFGKLRKCVELLKTQWTEFSGIKDYHKRGSMCNILFSDATLEYKLYEALKFIMLYQVTEVHEQMKMNKVIPSIFHLLFSRETSSDPLSFMMNHLNSVGDTCGLEQIDMFILGYSLEVKIKVFRLFKFNSRDFEVCYPELPLREWPEISLLTENDCHYHIPVF; encoded by the exons ATGGCGGAGCGGAGGAGCCCCCTGCGGGCACGGGCACGGGAGCGGGAGTGTCCTCGCGCGCCCGTCGCAG GACATGACCAAGTCCACTCCTGGACGTTGGCCCCCAGCCACACCTTAGATGCTGCATGGAGAAGAGCCAAGGGCTTGGTGACGTCAGCAGTTTCCTGTCTGATGGCTGTCCTCTGCTGCTTCAGAAGGCTACAGTTATATTTAGGGCACCGACTGAAATG GTGGATTGGATATCTGCAGAGAAAAttcaaaa GGAACCTTAGTGTGGAGGCAGAAGTTGATTTACTCAGCTATTGTGCAAGAGAATGGAAAGGAGAGACACCCCGTGCCAAGCTGATGAGGAAG GCTTATGAGGAGCTGTTCTGGCGGCGTCACATAAAATGTGTGCGACAAGTAAAGAGAGACAACTATGATGCACTAAGATCAGTGTTATTTCAGATATTCAGCCATGGCCTCTCTTTTCCATCCTGgatgaaagaaaaagacattgTTAAG CTTCCTGAAAAACTGCTCTTTTCACAAGGGTGTAATTGGATCCAGCAATACAGTTTTGGTCCTGAGAAGTATACAGGTTCGAACGTATTTGGAAAATTACGTAAATGTGTGGAATTACTGAAAACACAG TGGACTGAATTTAGTGGAATTAAAGATTATCACAAGAGAGGAAGTATGTGCAACATCCTTTTTTCTGATGCTACTCTGGAATATAAACTTTATGAAGCCTTAAAGTTCATCATGCTCTATCAAGTCACCGAAGTTCATGAACAAATGAAGATGAACAAAGTCATTCCCAGTATTTTTCACCTCCTGTTTTCCCGGGAAACATCATCCGACCCTTTGAGCTTCATGATGAACCACCTAAATTCTGTAGGTGACACGTGTGGACTAGAGCAG ATTGACATGTTTATACTTGGATATTCCCTTGAAGTAAAGATAAAAGtgttcagactgttcaagttcaactCCAGAGACTTTGAAGTCTGCTACCCGGAATTGCCACTCCGGGAGTGGCCAGAGATCTCCCTGCTGACTGAGAATGACTGCCACTACCACATTCCCGTCTTTTAA
- the OTULINL gene encoding inactive ubiquitin thioesterase OTULINL isoform X2: MAERRSPLRARARERECPRAPVAGHDQVHSWTLAPSHTLDAAWRRAKGLVTSAVSCLMAVLCCFRRLQLYLGHRLKWWIGYLQRKFKRNLSVEAEVDLLSYCAREWKGETPRAKLMRKAYEELFWRRHIKCVRQVKRDNYDALRSVLFQIFSHGLSFPSWMKEKDIVKWTEFSGIKDYHKRGSMCNILFSDATLEYKLYEALKFIMLYQVTEVHEQMKMNKVIPSIFHLLFSRETSSDPLSFMMNHLNSVGDTCGLEQIDMFILGYSLEVKIKVFRLFKFNSRDFEVCYPELPLREWPEISLLTENDCHYHIPVF; the protein is encoded by the exons ATGGCGGAGCGGAGGAGCCCCCTGCGGGCACGGGCACGGGAGCGGGAGTGTCCTCGCGCGCCCGTCGCAG GACATGACCAAGTCCACTCCTGGACGTTGGCCCCCAGCCACACCTTAGATGCTGCATGGAGAAGAGCCAAGGGCTTGGTGACGTCAGCAGTTTCCTGTCTGATGGCTGTCCTCTGCTGCTTCAGAAGGCTACAGTTATATTTAGGGCACCGACTGAAATG GTGGATTGGATATCTGCAGAGAAAAttcaaaa GGAACCTTAGTGTGGAGGCAGAAGTTGATTTACTCAGCTATTGTGCAAGAGAATGGAAAGGAGAGACACCCCGTGCCAAGCTGATGAGGAAG GCTTATGAGGAGCTGTTCTGGCGGCGTCACATAAAATGTGTGCGACAAGTAAAGAGAGACAACTATGATGCACTAAGATCAGTGTTATTTCAGATATTCAGCCATGGCCTCTCTTTTCCATCCTGgatgaaagaaaaagacattgTTAAG TGGACTGAATTTAGTGGAATTAAAGATTATCACAAGAGAGGAAGTATGTGCAACATCCTTTTTTCTGATGCTACTCTGGAATATAAACTTTATGAAGCCTTAAAGTTCATCATGCTCTATCAAGTCACCGAAGTTCATGAACAAATGAAGATGAACAAAGTCATTCCCAGTATTTTTCACCTCCTGTTTTCCCGGGAAACATCATCCGACCCTTTGAGCTTCATGATGAACCACCTAAATTCTGTAGGTGACACGTGTGGACTAGAGCAG ATTGACATGTTTATACTTGGATATTCCCTTGAAGTAAAGATAAAAGtgttcagactgttcaagttcaactCCAGAGACTTTGAAGTCTGCTACCCGGAATTGCCACTCCGGGAGTGGCCAGAGATCTCCCTGCTGACTGAGAATGACTGCCACTACCACATTCCCGTCTTTTAA